Within the Trichoderma breve strain T069 chromosome 3, whole genome shotgun sequence genome, the region CCTGCTTTGCCCTGTCCTTGTCCCGGGGTTGGCACTCGTACCGTGCGAGACAGTGCGCGATGGACACGGCTCCTTGGGTACATTCGCCAGGTGCGCATGCCAGCAGGGGGGAGGTACCCAGCTCCTCGTACTCCGTGCCGCGCAACTCCACAACTGCCAGCCCATACAGTGTACAGTACAGCAActtccagctccttcatCCAATTCTTTGCGCTGCTGCGTTCAGTACTGGGTAGCTTTGTATGCGCAATCCCTTTGCCACTTGTAGACATGTTCTGTGAGATATACCTGTACTTGATGCGCCTGGTACTTAGTATTATGGTAGAATGAACGCAGCCAAcatccagcttcaacaactcctctctctctacaTCCGCTACCAAAAGTGTTGCTagtgctcgtacagtacagtataCAGTGCACAGTCCAGCACAGTCTGCTCCTGCCTTCCTCCACCCCACCCCACCCGTGTGTCCACACCCCCCCTGTCGTGCCTTCCCAGTCCCACAGATTGCATCTCCACCCCCCTTTCAGATCCACGCTCGCTGGGCTTTTGCTTGTCTCGCTGTCGACATCATGGCTTCCTGCTAGCTGGCCCGCGTACTGCCTACTTGTCGTCCGCTCGCATTCACCTGCGTTGTGCAGGTACCAGTACTCTGTATTTACTCGAATGTACCGAACTGGCTGCACACAGTCTGTACTGTAAGGTAGAATGAATCAAGGTACCTCTCACCTCACTCTCACCTGTAGTATCAAACGCTCTGCTTGGCTTCGTGCCTCGtctctgcattgcattggatCTTACTCGTAACACAACACAAAgcatctcctccccccctcttGGTGCTGAATTGACTTCATTCCATTGTGCCCAGTACATCATCGTGCAATCTCTCCAAGATACAAGGTACCTCGCtgtctttgccttgtctcAAAACTTGCCACTACCAAGTACAATCGCAGCATCAGCTATAGAGGTAgcattctctcttttcgccTCCTCgtctttctcctcctccccctccatcgTGTCTGTGAAATCTCAAACTCAAACCAAACCATCTTTTTGCAGCGCATACCTCATACTGGAACCGTCATCAAAGACAACAAGCAATCGCCGCATTCGCAACAAAGACAAGCCCCCaacttctttttcccctGCCCGCTTCTGCGCACTTTCTGGAGACCCTGCCAGGAAGTAAGTCTTCAAACTTGTTTTTTTATCCCTCTCCCCATACgccatatccatatccatatcaaccaagcacaagcacaagcagtcgtcatcatcccTATCATtcccagcatcttctctctcctcttcgccttctccataCTCTCCACCGCGATTTGGCCATTGCGCTGCTCCATAACGGAGTTTTGGTGGTTCCCTGTGGGTTTCTCCCAAATGCTCGTCACTTAATTCAACTAGCCTGCAGCCCTCCCCGGCCGGTTCTTGTTCCTAGGGCCATCCACAATACATCCATCCTCTAGCACCTAGCATTACCCTACCACTACCAATACCTTGCCTGCTTTCATCGCCGCAACCCTGTCGCCTCGGGCTTTGCGAAAGGGACATTGGCCTGCCGATCACTTTGCACCACACAGCCAGAGTCGTCACACCAGGCCAACCTGGGACCTCCTCTGGCATCCCGCTAAAACTGACGCACGTCAACTCACTGACCCAAGGACACACTTAAGACTTCGCTGATCCCACCTTGGTCCTCCCGACAAATCGCTCCCAACTCCAGACGGGATCTTCTTGACTTTTGGACTGTGTTACCGACTTGGCAATCTTCTAGTCGGGATCCCGCATTTGATCAACAAaccttcttttgctctcccACGcaccacacacacacacgcaacgcacatcacatcacccGAATAACGTCTCCTGTTGTCAAAGATCACTtagacaaaaaagaaagaagacgaagaaagaagaaaaaagaaaggattATCGGGCCTTGCAACACAATTACACTACACTTTCAATATTCGATCGCCACTGCACTGCACTACATATTACAaccatgaccatgacgcTGGATacgccacagcagcagcgattTGGGCCCGTCATGAACTTTGACTATCCGCCTCATGGCCAGTCGCCGGCCTTTTCAAATCCGTGGTCGTCCTCACCGTCGGCACCTCATACCGCTGCCGTAGCCGGAAGCAACCTCTATGTTGGCCCTCCACAGCCTTCACTCGCCCACAGTCTCGTTTCCAAGCCTCTGACAGCGCGCGCCCCTACTTCCAGCGCACCTCCTTTACCGTCCTATGGTTCAATGCCCGTCACCGCGACCTCAGCTggtatgttttttttttcttcattctgtATCTTCATGATAGTTCACCGTTACTCACCGAAACCCATCTCCAGATCTACTCAACCTGAACCGCCTACAGACTTCTTCTGCTGCGTATGCAGACGCCACCTACGCCACGACAGCCTCTCCCGTCCACGGCCACTTTGCACCCCCTTCAGCTACTCCCTACGATGCCATGGGCTATGCACCAGCTCCTGTGCGGCCATCTGCCTTTAGTGCCATTGGCCACGAATCAGATGCATCGCGAAGATTCTCTCAACAGTGAGTCGGCTCGCCATCTGCACCATGAAATTACATGACTGACCTTGTGCGTCTCAAACAGCGTCCACCCTGATGACCGGAGAGGGTTTGCCGAAGCTCTTGATGCCAGCCACGGCATGCTCGCCATGAGCCAAGAGACACCAAGAAACATCTATGGCAACCGCAACGACCGATCTTCTGTAGATTCATATGGCTTCCCATCGACCCACTcgaccagctcctccataTCGTCGTCTGGCAACTTCAGTTCCTACTATGGCGACTCTGTGTCCGACTACTCAACCGCCGGCTCAGATATTGAGTCTGTCGGCTCGAGGACGCTCCCTCGACCTCAGGGAATGCTGTCAACCTCACTGCCTCCTGCGCCCCAGTCCATGATGGGCCAGTTCAGCTCCAAGGTCTCGTCCAGCACccagaagaagcacaagtGCAAGGTCTGCGAAAAGCGATTCACACGGCCAAGCTCACTGCAGACGCACATGTACAGCCACACGGGCGAAAAGCGTAAGTACTCGATACCCAATTTGCAGCTGTCAAGGacctcaagctcatcattCTCATTAGCATTCGCCTGCGAAGTCGAGGGCTGTGGACGCCACTTCTCTGTTGTCTCCAACCTGCGACGTCACCGAAAAGTCCACAGGGGCGATGCTCGATCCGAGGCTGGTTCTGAAGACCACCACTCGGACTAAAGCACCCCTTTGGATTTCCTTTCGGTTGTATCAATAGACATCGTTACGAACTACGGCCTTGTATGGCCAACCCCTTCAACATTTTGATCTTTCAGCCAACCCATCACCGCACTTTAATCATCTGTAGCAGCATAGAAGATGCATGAGATGTTGTTGCgggatggcggcggctgaaAGATTGACTATCATTACTAAGATTTAATTGGGACAATAATCAGACGACGACTTCATCTCATGACACTATTTTAGAGGATGTGGGATCACAAGAATCAGGAGGCCAGGATTTCTTGACGAGATGGCGCGGCTATATGCACCCGGATTTCTGCCACTTGTTTACGGATACCAATGCAACGCGTTGGCGAATCAGGCATCACACCAGGAGACCATCTAATTGGCGTGTGATGCCTTTGTTTTATTTCTAGCTTTTCATTTGtcctttttcatcttttttatttcctttgtccTTGCTGGAATGGAGGCTTTACAGGGCTACGAATCTCGGCTGGAACGACGGGATACACGAGATCTTTCCAGCCTGGCGTTTAGGGAGTGGGATTTCTTCCATTATTCAAAGGGATTTCATCAAGCTTTGCGTTACGTTTAGCCTTCCTTACTTGGCTTTCATTGCCGATTGCGAGgggaagcagctggagcttgaTCTCATCACGAAAACAGGCACAGGCGGGAGGGAAGGAAAGGATGGCAATCACGCGGCTTCGCGCGGTGGTTTAGTATTGTATAAATAGGCCCTATttcatggtgatgatatACCCATTCAATAGCACTGTGGATCTTTGGTTGAATACACGAAATTCATTCTAACAACTTGTTCGAAAGTGTCTTTGTGTTCCATGGTGTTTCTCAGCACAGCTCTGCATGGTCCCTGATGATCCCTCTGCCTACCATCTTTACACGACTCATGGTGCATTAGCAGTTGCTCCATGGAGCAGGAGGCACACGCAATGAGAGCTCAGGAGAGATGGAAACTGAAAGGCCAGCCAGCCGAGTTGTCCAACGGCGACGATCAACGGCGCTGATGTCCCAAAGAGGTGGGTGAAATTGAGCGGAGGTGCCGAATCGGATTCTATCAAAGTTGTTGTCTTGTGATCGACACAAGTTTGCGGGAGAGGCGTGTCTAGGGAATTGGCAAATTGCTTAGACTTGCTTAGCTTCCACGCTTGGCTTACATgtaagctctctctctctctctctctctctctctttctgcaCACTGCAGGCTACGGCTGATGTTTCTACGGAGTACGCTACCTaggataaaaaaaaaaagggataaTATGCATACGCGAGGTagaaaaagatggagcaGGGGATTGAGAATTTGGGATCAAAAGGAAATTGATTGATTTTCActtcccctctttcttttgatTGACCTTTTTGGCTATCTTGGCGTAACGCTGCGGTGAGGATATATGGATATCAACCACACTCGGCTGAATGCAAAGTTTATATGAAATATGGGAATATCAATGATTGGAAACAACAACGATTGGGATGAAGGACGAAGTGTGTATGTGTACGTATGGCCGGGGGGATGATCATTTGCTCGAGTAGGAATGGAGGGCGCGTTTCAGAGTCGACACATCACTGCTTGATGTGGTATAGGAGGACCCGTCGAGAAATGTTGTCAAGACCGGACAAGCTTTTGTGGGGGGTAGTAATCTGTAATGCCAAGTtgcgtctttcttttcttaaAAACGAAAAGGGTACAGGGAGGCGAGAGGAAATTGTGGGTTTTTGGATTTCTGGATGAAGATTATGGAGGAGTGGGTATTGGTATGTATGTATGGGTAGGGGTAGGGGAAAAGTGATGTTTGGAGGTTGGAGGGCGAAGCGAGGTGTggtttttggtttttgggGATCGACGAAACAGCTAGTACAGATCTTTATGTTATGATGTAGGAGATGGACATGTTTTTGAATGCTTCAAGAAGGTAGTCATGGTGCGGCTGTTTCTATACTAGtactacctacctgtacTAGACAGGGTTGCTTACATCTATCTGGCGGGCTcctctttattttctttatttgaTATACACACGCAAGACTGCGGCTTGGTGGGCACGGcatgaggagagaagaagaaggtgtgGTGATATCGAAGATGCATATGGGGGAGGCTGAACGGTGCCACGATGACGGGATTGCTTCATTTCGAAaagttgatgaggagaaagGGGACCGCATACGTAGGGGGATCGTCCAAGGGGGGGCTCTTTTGCAGATGGGATGAATCTGGCTACCAGCTACGAATGCTGCATCACTGGCTTTGCCTAAACTGGGAGGGCCAAGTTGACGCTTTTGGCGGTGATGTGC harbors:
- a CDS encoding zinc-finger of c2H2 type domain-containing protein, coding for MTMTLDTPQQQRFGPVMNFDYPPHGQSPAFSNPWSSSPSAPHTAAVAGSNLYVGPPQPSLAHSLVSKPLTARAPTSSAPPLPSYGSMPVTATSADLLNLNRLQTSSAAYADATYATTASPVHGHFAPPSATPYDAMGYAPAPVRPSAFSAIGHESDASRRFSQHVHPDDRRGFAEALDASHGMLAMSQETPRNIYGNRNDRSSVDSYGFPSTHSTSSSISSSGNFSSYYGDSVSDYSTAGSDIESVGSRTLPRPQGMLSTSLPPAPQSMMGQFSSKVSSSTQKKHKCKVCEKRFTRPSSLQTHMYSHTGEKPFACEVEGCGRHFSVVSNLRRHRKVHRGDARSEAGSEDHHSD